A single window of Acetohalobium arabaticum DSM 5501 DNA harbors:
- the acsB gene encoding acetyl-CoA decarbonylase/synthase complex subunit alpha/beta, which translates to MSKDRDMRELAGKTNVCKAAIEGAIVATGYAEIKLQRALANYGPDTEVAFPTTGYELPFISGLGGDKVTKLGELPSVLNKYKKNIQHKYDLEHAKLAGETTAIAAEIIEALKYVEEEKPYEDEIYMGFVNDKILREYGIDLVDFTIPGEAVIMGKADDPEKLAEMINELQSMGILTFLCDEVVDQAVDQGVKMGVEFYTLPLGHFTQVVHAVNFAMRSALAFGGEERGDYDAVLDYIRERIRGFVIALGDQDEVEMAAQMAASHLGMPTITNQDDVEEIEDRYIVEEDYDEMVQLGLELRDIHIEIVDIPVPITVGAAFEGQQIRSDDMYVEFGGQRTTAFELVKKRDKDEVEDGNVELIGPDIDEVEEGGQLPLGIMVDIYGRDMQEDFEGVLERQTHHFCNYGEGLWHMGQRDINWIRISKEAKEAGFTIKGIGEILYAKFKSEFPSIIDRLQIRLITDQDKVEEKLEEAKARYDKRDERMEKLSDESVDVFYDCTLCQSFAPDHVCVVTPDRVGLCGAISWLDAQAAYEIDPAGPNQPIELGETIDEEKGQWEGCNKRTEKESGGNVTEVNLYSMMESPMTSCGCFEAIMAMVPEANGIMIVNREHGGQTPVGMTFSTLAGSVGGGNQTPGFMGIGKTYVTSDKFIQADGGIARIIWMPKEFKEQLEDDIKQRAKEEGLGEDFYDKIADETVGTAAEEILPYLQEKGHPALDMDPLM; encoded by the coding sequence ATGTCTAAGGATAGAGATATGCGTGAATTAGCAGGAAAGACTAATGTATGTAAGGCAGCAATCGAAGGTGCCATAGTTGCTACTGGTTATGCTGAAATCAAACTACAAAGAGCACTTGCAAACTATGGTCCGGATACTGAAGTGGCTTTTCCTACTACTGGATATGAATTACCTTTCATATCAGGTTTAGGTGGAGATAAGGTTACAAAGCTTGGTGAATTGCCATCAGTTTTGAATAAATATAAGAAGAATATACAGCATAAATATGATCTTGAGCATGCTAAGTTAGCTGGTGAAACAACAGCAATAGCTGCTGAAATCATTGAAGCCTTAAAGTATGTTGAAGAAGAAAAGCCTTATGAAGATGAAATATATATGGGGTTTGTCAATGATAAAATTTTAAGAGAATATGGAATAGACTTAGTAGACTTTACAATTCCTGGAGAAGCAGTTATTATGGGTAAGGCTGATGACCCTGAAAAGCTAGCCGAAATGATTAATGAATTACAGTCTATGGGAATTTTGACTTTCCTCTGTGATGAGGTTGTTGACCAGGCTGTTGACCAAGGCGTTAAGATGGGAGTTGAGTTCTATACTCTTCCTTTAGGTCACTTTACTCAGGTAGTTCATGCTGTTAACTTTGCTATGCGTTCTGCCCTAGCATTTGGTGGAGAAGAACGCGGAGATTATGATGCAGTTTTAGACTATATTAGAGAAAGAATTAGAGGTTTTGTTATTGCCTTAGGTGATCAAGATGAAGTCGAAATGGCTGCACAAATGGCGGCTAGCCACTTAGGAATGCCGACTATTACTAATCAGGATGATGTAGAAGAGATAGAGGACAGGTATATAGTTGAAGAAGATTATGACGAAATGGTTCAGTTAGGACTTGAACTGCGAGATATTCATATTGAAATTGTTGATATTCCGGTTCCAATTACTGTTGGTGCTGCTTTTGAAGGACAGCAGATTAGAAGCGACGATATGTATGTTGAGTTTGGAGGACAGAGGACTACAGCTTTTGAGCTAGTTAAGAAAAGAGATAAAGATGAAGTGGAAGATGGTAATGTAGAACTTATTGGTCCTGATATTGATGAGGTTGAAGAGGGCGGTCAATTACCATTAGGTATTATGGTTGATATCTATGGCCGAGATATGCAAGAGGATTTTGAAGGTGTATTGGAAAGACAGACTCACCACTTCTGTAACTATGGTGAAGGTTTATGGCATATGGGACAGCGTGATATCAACTGGATTAGAATCAGCAAGGAAGCTAAAGAAGCAGGATTTACAATTAAGGGAATTGGTGAAATTCTCTATGCTAAATTTAAGTCTGAATTTCCATCAATTATAGATAGATTACAGATTAGGTTAATTACTGATCAAGACAAGGTAGAGGAAAAATTAGAAGAAGCAAAGGCACGTTATGATAAGCGTGATGAAAGAATGGAGAAATTATCTGATGAATCAGTAGATGTCTTCTATGACTGTACATTATGTCAGTCCTTTGCTCCTGACCATGTCTGTGTTGTAACTCCTGACCGGGTTGGATTATGTGGAGCAATCAGTTGGTTAGATGCTCAGGCTGCTTATGAGATTGATCCAGCTGGACCTAACCAGCCAATTGAATTAGGCGAAACGATTGATGAAGAGAAAGGACAGTGGGAAGGCTGTAATAAGAGAACAGAGAAAGAGTCTGGAGGTAATGTTACTGAAGTAAATCTTTATTCTATGATGGAATCTCCAATGACTTCCTGCGGTTGCTTTGAGGCCATCATGGCTATGGTACCTGAAGCTAATGGAATTATGATTGTTAACCGTGAACATGGCGGTCAGACTCCTGTTGGCATGACCTTCTCTACTCTAGCCGGTTCAGTAGGTGGCGGAAATCAGACACCGGGCTTTATGGGCATCGGTAAAACTTATGTTACTAGTGATAAGTTCATTCAAGCCGATGGTGGTATAGCTCGTATTATCTGGATGCCGAAAGAATTCAAAGAACAGCTTGAAGATGATATCAAGCAACGGGCTAAAGAAGAAGGTCTTGGAGAAGACTTCTATGATAAAATTGCTGATGAAACTGTAGGTACTGCAGCAGAAGAGATTCTTCCTTACTTACAGGAAAAAGGCCATCCTGCTTTAGATATGGATCCTTTAATGTAA
- a CDS encoding AAA family ATPase, whose translation MKIAISGKGGVGKTTIAAALSKLFAKDDYQVFAVDADPDANLATTLGIPAEDAVDLKPLVELEDVIKDKNADGGSLVNLNPNVEDVLDDYAYNLKNIKFVRMGDAKQGGSECYCKENSFLRSLVESLLVDKDEVVILDMGAGIEHLSRGTAQDVDCLIVVIEPSQTSIETANIVKEMAVDLEIPKVKIVANKVYDDQAKELIANNFSDEDILGYIPFNQEILASFMDLQEVGQLYDALDMEDIYNNLLDKVGGEIE comes from the coding sequence ATGAAGATAGCAATTTCAGGTAAGGGCGGAGTAGGAAAGACAACTATTGCTGCAGCTTTAAGTAAGTTATTTGCTAAAGATGATTATCAAGTATTTGCTGTTGATGCAGACCCTGATGCTAATCTAGCAACTACTTTAGGTATTCCAGCGGAGGATGCAGTAGATCTCAAACCATTAGTAGAATTAGAAGATGTTATCAAGGATAAGAATGCTGATGGAGGCTCGTTAGTTAACTTGAATCCCAATGTAGAAGATGTATTGGATGATTATGCTTATAATTTGAAAAATATTAAGTTTGTTAGAATGGGTGATGCTAAACAAGGTGGTTCTGAATGTTACTGTAAAGAAAATTCTTTTCTTCGTTCTTTAGTTGAATCACTGTTGGTTGATAAAGATGAGGTAGTAATTTTGGATATGGGGGCTGGGATTGAACATCTGAGCCGAGGAACAGCTCAGGATGTAGACTGTTTAATTGTTGTAATAGAGCCTAGCCAAACCAGTATTGAAACAGCTAACATTGTTAAAGAGATGGCAGTTGATTTAGAAATTCCAAAAGTTAAAATTGTAGCTAATAAAGTTTATGATGATCAAGCAAAAGAGTTGATTGCTAATAATTTTTCTGATGAAGATATTTTAGGTTATATACCATTTAATCAAGAAATACTTGCTTCATTTATGGATTTACAAGAAGTAGGTCAATTATATGATGCTTTGGACATGGAGGACATATATAATAATTTACTAGATAAGGTAGGTGGTGAGATAGAATAG
- the cooS gene encoding anaerobic carbon-monoxide dehydrogenase catalytic subunit, giving the protein MVFEKETIDPAAQEMLQVAEEEGRETTWDLREQMEPQCGFGDTGVCCNICLQGPCRVNPNYNEKGNQKGICGARDYTIVARNLVRHTVGGTSSHSGHARHVAELFREVAEGHVDSYEVKDKEKLMKVADKLEIETEDRETNEIAKEVAEEAIGNFIGFHGEELSWLEPMVPESRYQIFNECNIIPTGINDAINEAMHRTAMGVDSDPLNLIFGNLQTALADFTGCTIGTDLSDIIFGTPEVVESEANLGVLDEDAVNVIVHGHEPVLSEKVVAAAKKLEDEAKEAGAENGINVAGICCTGNELLMRQGVPLATNFASQELAIMTGAVDAMVVDIQCIMPSIQSVANCYHTEIITTIPFSKISGAKHIEFNDSTADQDAEEIVRTAIEAYKERPKEINIPDYKSKLMAGFSFEEIENILSQVNEDDPLSVINDAIDEGDIKGICLFAGCNNTKVTHDKNHTEVAKGLVENDVLCVATGCVANALGKAGFMLPEAVEEYAGEGLKRFFSKLNEELGKELPLIWHMGSCVDNSRLIEFVTALANHKGVDIGEYPIVASAPEPMHEKAVSIGSWCVTIGLTTHVGVLPQITGSRLVTEVATKVAKDVYDGYFILESDPEAAVEELVAELDERTWVQDMKAKVLASDKYTTERY; this is encoded by the coding sequence ATGGTTTTTGAGAAAGAAACAATCGATCCGGCAGCTCAAGAAATGCTTCAAGTGGCTGAAGAAGAAGGAAGGGAAACAACTTGGGATCTGCGTGAACAGATGGAACCACAATGTGGTTTCGGTGACACAGGAGTTTGTTGTAATATCTGTTTGCAGGGGCCTTGTCGGGTGAATCCGAATTATAATGAAAAGGGTAATCAGAAAGGGATCTGTGGAGCTAGAGATTATACAATTGTAGCTCGTAATCTAGTCAGACATACTGTTGGTGGAACATCCTCCCATTCTGGTCATGCTCGACATGTAGCAGAATTGTTTAGAGAAGTTGCTGAAGGACATGTTGATTCTTATGAAGTAAAAGATAAAGAAAAATTAATGAAGGTGGCCGATAAATTAGAGATAGAAACTGAGGATAGAGAAACAAATGAAATAGCTAAAGAAGTAGCTGAAGAAGCAATCGGCAACTTTATTGGTTTCCATGGTGAGGAATTAAGCTGGTTGGAGCCGATGGTTCCCGAGAGTCGTTATCAGATCTTCAATGAATGTAATATTATTCCGACTGGAATTAACGATGCTATTAATGAGGCAATGCACAGAACAGCAATGGGAGTCGATTCTGATCCTTTAAATTTAATCTTTGGTAACTTACAGACTGCTTTAGCTGACTTTACAGGATGTACTATCGGGACTGACTTATCAGATATTATCTTTGGTACTCCAGAAGTAGTTGAATCCGAAGCTAACTTAGGTGTGTTAGATGAAGATGCAGTTAATGTGATAGTTCATGGTCACGAACCGGTCTTAAGTGAAAAAGTAGTAGCTGCTGCTAAAAAATTAGAAGATGAAGCTAAAGAGGCAGGAGCAGAAAATGGAATCAATGTTGCAGGAATCTGCTGTACAGGTAATGAACTTTTAATGCGTCAAGGTGTTCCGTTAGCTACTAATTTTGCTTCTCAGGAATTAGCAATTATGACTGGGGCTGTAGATGCAATGGTAGTTGATATTCAGTGCATTATGCCTTCAATTCAATCAGTGGCTAATTGTTATCATACTGAAATAATTACAACTATTCCATTTTCTAAGATTTCTGGAGCTAAACATATTGAATTTAATGATTCTACAGCTGACCAGGATGCTGAGGAGATTGTTAGAACAGCAATTGAAGCTTATAAAGAGCGTCCAAAGGAAATTAATATTCCAGATTATAAGAGTAAATTAATGGCTGGATTCAGCTTTGAAGAGATAGAAAATATCTTAAGTCAAGTTAATGAAGACGACCCATTAAGTGTTATTAATGATGCAATAGATGAGGGAGATATTAAAGGTATTTGTTTATTTGCTGGCTGTAATAACACTAAAGTTACTCATGATAAGAATCATACTGAAGTTGCTAAAGGTTTAGTTGAAAATGATGTACTCTGTGTTGCTACTGGATGTGTAGCTAATGCTTTAGGTAAAGCCGGCTTTATGCTTCCAGAGGCAGTAGAAGAGTATGCTGGAGAAGGGCTTAAGCGATTCTTTAGTAAGCTTAATGAAGAATTAGGCAAGGAACTACCATTAATCTGGCATATGGGTTCCTGTGTTGATAATTCTCGATTAATTGAATTTGTAACGGCTTTAGCTAATCATAAAGGTGTAGATATTGGGGAGTATCCAATTGTTGCCAGTGCGCCAGAGCCTATGCATGAGAAAGCTGTCTCTATCGGTTCTTGGTGTGTAACTATAGGGCTTACTACTCATGTAGGAGTTTTACCTCAGATTACTGGTAGTAGGTTAGTAACTGAAGTAGCTACTAAGGTAGCTAAAGATGTCTATGATGGTTACTTTATCTTAGAATCTGATCCTGAAGCTGCTGTAGAAGAATTAGTAGCAGAACTTGATGAACGTACTTGGGTTCAGGATATGAAAGCTAAAGTATTGGCATCTGATAAGTATACCACTGAAAGATATTAA